A region from the uncultured Macellibacteroides sp. genome encodes:
- the fmt gene encoding methionyl-tRNA formyltransferase: MDKTTLRIVYMGTPDFAVESLKSLVEGGYNVVGVVTMPDKPIGRHGSTLQASPVKQYAVSQGLPVLQPEKLKEETFINELKALNADLQIVVAFRMLPEIVWNMPRLGTFNLHASLLPQYRGAAPINWAVINGDAETGATTFFLTHEIDTGKIILQQRLPIADTDDAEIVHDSLMTMGASLVLKTVDLIIEGKADAVPQESFYTNSSELRAAPKIFKDTCRINWSLSVKQVYDFVRGLSPYPGAWTELVASTGEKMVLKVFQTEKIVESHVLPFGSIRTDSKNFVDVAAQGGFVRLHAVQLAGKKRMVVTDFLNGFKLTEYFTIE, from the coding sequence ATGGACAAAACAACATTGCGAATTGTATATATGGGTACTCCGGATTTTGCCGTCGAGAGCCTGAAATCCCTTGTAGAAGGAGGGTATAATGTAGTAGGAGTGGTTACCATGCCCGATAAACCCATTGGCAGACATGGTAGTACTTTGCAGGCTAGTCCGGTAAAGCAGTATGCCGTTTCGCAGGGACTTCCTGTTTTACAGCCCGAAAAATTAAAAGAGGAAACATTTATAAATGAGCTAAAAGCCCTGAACGCCGACTTACAAATTGTGGTTGCTTTCAGAATGCTGCCAGAGATTGTATGGAATATGCCACGTCTGGGAACTTTTAATTTACACGCCTCCTTGCTTCCGCAATACAGAGGTGCCGCCCCGATCAATTGGGCAGTGATTAATGGTGATGCAGAAACCGGAGCTACAACCTTTTTTCTTACTCACGAGATTGATACAGGTAAAATTATCCTTCAGCAAAGATTACCTATTGCAGATACGGATGATGCAGAGATAGTGCATGATTCATTGATGACTATGGGAGCAAGTCTTGTTTTAAAGACTGTCGATCTTATTATAGAAGGTAAAGCTGATGCTGTTCCTCAGGAATCTTTTTATACTAATAGCTCCGAATTGCGGGCTGCGCCTAAAATCTTTAAAGATACATGCCGTATAAACTGGAGTTTATCTGTAAAACAGGTATATGATTTTGTTAGAGGTTTGTCACCTTATCCCGGAGCGTGGACAGAATTGGTTGCTTCTACTGGCGAGAAGATGGTGTTGAAAGTATTCCAAACAGAAAAAATAGTCGAATCGCATGTATTGCCATTCGGGAGTATTCGTACGGATTCCAAAAATTTTGTAGATGTTGCAGCTCAAGGAGGGTTTGTTCGTTTACATGCTGTTCAGCTTGCAGGAAAGAAACGAATGGTTGTAACAGACTTTCTGAACGGATTCAAGTTAACGGAGTATTTTACAATTGAGTGA
- a CDS encoding chloride channel protein, protein MAKEGLFYRILLWREKRIKEKNFILIVSFLVGICTAVSAIVLKQLIHLIQQMLTGGFQSGEVNYMLLLYPVVGILLAGLFVKYIVRDDISHGVTKILYAISQRKSRIKPHNTWSSLVASSVTIGFGGSVGAEAPIVLTGAAIGSNLGRLFRLEQKTLMLLVGCGAAGAIAGIFKAPIAGLVFVIEVLMLDLTMTSVLPLLISSVTAATVSYIFTGTDAMFKFSQTEVFEIGRIPYVLLLGIFCGLVSLYVTRVMNNIEGKYRKLGTFWKKFLLGGMMLSILIFLFPPLYGEGYDTIGMLLNGQFLDMMDNTLFSGLSGSYWGIIIFLSLILLFKVFASSATNGGGGSGGLFAPSLYMGCIAGFIFSHASNYLPFTMYLSEKNFALLGMAGVMSAIMHAPLTGVFLIAELTGGYDLFLPLMIVSISAYITILMFEPHSIYSMRLAQKGELLTHHKDRAVLTLLKMDQVIEKDFEQVNPEMSLGDLVKVIARSSRNAFPVVDAKGVLLGIVSLDNIRNIMFRPELYERFHVSKFMVSAPARISIDKSMEQIMRIFDDTKAWNLPVVDMEGHYIGFVSKSKIFNSYREVLVENFSGD, encoded by the coding sequence ATGGCAAAAGAAGGTTTGTTTTACAGGATTTTATTGTGGCGCGAAAAACGTATAAAAGAGAAAAACTTTATTTTGATAGTAAGTTTTCTCGTGGGCATTTGTACGGCAGTCTCTGCGATAGTACTAAAACAACTCATTCACCTTATACAACAGATGCTTACCGGAGGATTTCAATCTGGCGAAGTAAATTATATGCTGCTTTTGTATCCGGTTGTTGGTATTTTGTTGGCAGGTTTATTTGTAAAGTATATAGTTCGGGACGATATAAGTCATGGGGTAACTAAAATTCTTTATGCAATCTCCCAACGGAAAAGCCGTATTAAGCCTCACAACACATGGTCGTCGCTGGTTGCCAGTTCTGTTACAATTGGTTTTGGAGGGTCAGTTGGGGCTGAGGCTCCTATCGTACTTACGGGAGCGGCTATAGGATCTAATTTAGGACGATTGTTTCGCCTTGAGCAGAAAACCCTTATGCTGCTTGTCGGATGTGGGGCTGCAGGAGCAATCGCTGGTATTTTTAAAGCGCCCATTGCCGGGCTTGTATTCGTTATAGAAGTATTAATGTTGGATTTAACAATGACATCCGTACTTCCTCTTCTTATTTCATCGGTAACAGCGGCAACAGTCTCTTATATTTTTACAGGAACGGATGCAATGTTTAAGTTTTCTCAAACAGAAGTTTTTGAAATTGGCCGTATACCTTATGTATTGCTGCTTGGTATTTTTTGTGGGTTAGTTTCATTGTATGTTACCCGTGTTATGAATAACATAGAAGGTAAATATAGGAAGCTTGGAACATTCTGGAAAAAATTCTTACTTGGAGGAATGATGCTGAGTATACTTATTTTCCTTTTTCCTCCGCTTTATGGGGAAGGATATGATACAATAGGTATGTTATTGAACGGCCAGTTTTTGGATATGATGGATAATACCCTCTTTTCCGGTTTGTCGGGGTCTTATTGGGGAATCATTATATTTCTTTCATTGATATTGCTATTTAAAGTGTTTGCGTCTAGTGCTACAAACGGCGGAGGAGGTTCGGGGGGGCTATTTGCTCCCAGTTTATATATGGGATGTATTGCTGGTTTTATTTTCTCTCATGCATCTAATTACCTGCCTTTTACAATGTATCTTTCTGAGAAGAACTTCGCTCTGCTGGGTATGGCAGGAGTTATGTCTGCTATAATGCATGCACCTCTTACCGGAGTATTCCTTATCGCGGAACTTACCGGAGGGTATGATTTATTTCTTCCGTTAATGATTGTGTCGATAAGTGCATACATCACGATTCTGATGTTTGAACCTCATAGCATTTATTCTATGCGATTGGCACAGAAAGGAGAACTTTTAACCCATCATAAAGACCGGGCTGTATTAACCCTTTTAAAGATGGATCAGGTAATTGAAAAGGACTTTGAACAGGTAAATCCTGAAATGAGTTTGGGCGATCTGGTTAAAGTAATTGCACGAAGTAGCCGAAATGCTTTCCCCGTTGTTGATGCTAAAGGGGTATTGCTAGGCATTGTTTCACTGGATAATATCCGGAATATAATGTTTCGTCCGGAACTTTATGAACGGTTTCATGTTTCCAAATTTATGGTATCAGCCCCAGCCCGGATTTCCATCGATAAGTCTATGGAACAGATTATGCGGATTTTTGACGATACCAAAGCATGGAACTTACCTGTTGTAGATATGGAAGGTCACTATATTGGATTTGTTTCCAAGTCGAAGATATTCAATTCTTACCGCGAAGTGTTGGTAGAAAACTTTTCAGGAGATTAA
- a CDS encoding sugar transferase produces MNKSRQTLKYIISDFLSALLAWLLFNLLRYDEVGIYQGYHSLEQFLLDSHVLQGWALIPVGWLILFYFSGYYNKPFGKSRLTEFLSTALTVIIGVVIVFFAVLLNDLPHSFVIYYKLFFALLGLQFVLTYVPRLLITLSGIAKIKNREWALRILIIGSGSKAKKVARSLYSMGYDIVGTVNEDESSQVASFMEKATVDELVVAIESHDNERRLQILYSLYHYNLPIKVLVDKANMISGVKVKTLIGVPLVDVTDNNFSEAEKNIKRTLDYVFSAFAVLLLTPLYLYIAFRVKKDSPGPVLFKQERIGYMGKPFNIYKFRTMYEGAELNGPLLSSDDDARITPFGRFMRKYRLDELPQFWNVLKGDMSIVGPRPERKYYIDKIVKKAPFYYLLHNVRPGITSWGMVKYGYASDVDKMIERLQYDILYYENMSLILDLTILIYTIRTVFTGKGI; encoded by the coding sequence ATGAATAAAAGCAGGCAGACCCTTAAATATATTATTTCAGACTTTCTGTCTGCATTGCTGGCATGGTTGCTTTTTAACTTGCTACGCTATGATGAGGTTGGAATTTATCAGGGATACCATTCCCTTGAGCAATTTCTTCTCGATTCTCATGTACTGCAAGGCTGGGCTTTAATTCCGGTTGGATGGCTTATTTTGTTTTACTTTTCAGGGTATTACAATAAGCCTTTTGGAAAATCCAGACTTACCGAATTTCTTTCAACAGCGCTTACCGTAATAATTGGCGTTGTAATTGTCTTTTTTGCTGTATTGCTGAATGATTTACCTCATTCCTTTGTTATTTATTACAAGCTATTCTTTGCCTTACTTGGGCTTCAATTCGTTTTAACTTATGTGCCTCGTTTACTGATAACACTTTCGGGCATCGCTAAAATTAAAAACAGAGAATGGGCTCTTCGTATATTAATTATCGGATCGGGATCCAAAGCTAAAAAAGTGGCAAGAAGCTTATATTCGATGGGGTATGATATTGTGGGTACGGTAAACGAAGACGAAAGCTCGCAGGTAGCATCCTTTATGGAAAAAGCGACGGTGGATGAGCTGGTAGTCGCCATAGAGTCTCATGATAACGAAAGACGATTGCAAATTCTTTATTCCCTTTATCATTATAATTTGCCAATCAAGGTATTGGTAGATAAAGCAAATATGATATCGGGTGTAAAAGTTAAAACCCTGATTGGAGTTCCGTTAGTGGATGTAACCGATAACAATTTTTCGGAAGCAGAAAAAAATATTAAAAGAACTCTTGATTACGTATTCTCAGCTTTTGCTGTTTTGTTATTAACGCCTCTTTATTTATATATTGCTTTCCGTGTTAAGAAGGATTCGCCGGGCCCTGTTTTATTTAAACAGGAGCGGATCGGTTATATGGGAAAGCCTTTCAATATATATAAATTCAGGACAATGTACGAAGGTGCCGAATTGAACGGTCCCTTGTTGTCTAGCGACGATGACGCACGAATTACCCCTTTCGGCCGATTCATGCGAAAGTACAGATTGGATGAGTTACCTCAGTTCTGGAATGTATTAAAAGGAGATATGTCTATTGTCGGACCTAGACCGGAGCGAAAATATTATATTGATAAAATAGTAAAGAAAGCCCCGTTTTATTATTTATTGCACAACGTAAGACCAGGAATCACATCATGGGGTATGGTTAAGTATGGATATGCAAGTGATGTTGACAAAATGATTGAAAGACTTCAGTATGATATATTGTACTATGAAAATATGTCCCTGATTTTAGATTTAACGATATTAATTTATACAATAAGAACGGTGTTTACCGGAAAAGGGATTTAA
- a CDS encoding L-threonylcarbamoyladenylate synthase, translating into MVEEIKKACEVLQAGGIILYPTDTVWGIGCDATNEEAVKKIYELKRRVDNKAMLVLTDNSAKLNIYVSRVPEIAWDLIDVADRPLTIIYPKAKNLATNLLAEDGSVGIRITSEPFSRSLCERFRKPLVSTSANISGQTSPANFHEISEEIKSGVDYIVNYRQDEKIKSNPSGIIKLGDGGVVQVIR; encoded by the coding sequence ATGGTAGAAGAAATAAAAAAAGCTTGTGAGGTTTTGCAGGCAGGGGGGATAATTCTTTATCCTACAGATACAGTATGGGGCATTGGATGCGATGCTACTAATGAGGAGGCAGTAAAAAAAATATACGAACTAAAGCGTCGGGTTGATAATAAAGCAATGCTTGTTCTAACAGATAATTCGGCGAAGCTTAATATCTATGTTTCCCGGGTTCCTGAGATTGCGTGGGATTTAATTGATGTAGCTGATAGACCGCTGACTATAATTTACCCGAAAGCAAAAAATCTTGCAACAAATTTACTTGCAGAAGATGGGAGTGTCGGAATACGTATTACCAGCGAACCTTTCTCAAGATCGCTTTGCGAACGCTTTCGTAAACCGCTCGTTTCGACTTCAGCCAATATAAGTGGTCAAACTTCGCCTGCAAATTTCCACGAGATATCGGAAGAAATTAAGTCTGGTGTAGATTATATTGTAAACTACCGGCAAGATGAAAAGATTAAGTCAAATCCTTCAGGAATCATTAAATTGGGTGATGGAGGTGTTGTTCAGGTAATCAGATAA
- a CDS encoding M13 family metallopeptidase, producing the protein MKKMIALSLIAGLVSAAGCTTPSKDTSKVPAINLANLDTTVSPGSNFYQYACGGWIKQNPLKPEYARYGSFDKLREVNQEQLKDLIESLGKEKHEPGSVASKIGTFYTMGLDSVKLNADGISPVKDQLSSIQSIKGKADLSKMVATMQKEGMSPYFSLYVGADEKNSSMNIVQLYQSGIAMGDRDYYLLDDADTKNIREAYKLYVNQLFTLAGYTTDQAKTAADAVLKIETGIATVSFTREDLRDSQKNYNKISLESFKTSYDLLDWEAYFGTMGLKNIPELDVKQASFYKGLSDLMKKTTLEEQKYYLSFNLLNSAASYLNDDFYTASFNFFGKTMSGKQEQQPRWKRALETTNTALSEAVGQLYVEKYFPPVAKEKMLTMVGDLQKALGERINGLDWMSDVTKVKAQEKLAAFTVKIGYPDKWRDYSKLEIKGDSYWANVVRSNVFDMEYYLADAGKPVDKARWHMSPQTVNAYYNPTTNEICFPAAILQPPFFNLDADDAVNYGAIGVVIGHEMTHGFDDQGRNYDKDGNLQDWWTPEDAKRFTERADVLVKQYDTILVLDSVHANGRFTLGENIADQGGLLVSYTALKNSLQGKEPAAIDGFTASQRFFLGYAALWGQNVRNEEILRLTKIDPHSLGKWRVNAALRNVEDFYKAFSITDKDPMFMTPQERVVIW; encoded by the coding sequence ATGAAAAAGATGATTGCTCTTTCTCTGATTGCCGGACTGGTCTCCGCTGCAGGATGTACTACTCCTTCCAAGGATACATCAAAGGTCCCTGCCATTAATCTTGCAAACCTTGACACAACCGTTTCTCCAGGTAGTAATTTCTATCAGTACGCTTGCGGAGGATGGATTAAGCAAAACCCGTTAAAACCAGAGTATGCACGTTATGGCTCTTTTGATAAACTGAGGGAAGTGAATCAGGAACAGCTTAAGGATCTAATAGAATCTCTTGGTAAAGAGAAGCATGAGCCTGGAAGTGTTGCCAGTAAAATCGGAACATTCTATACAATGGGATTGGATAGCGTGAAACTGAATGCCGATGGAATTTCTCCGGTTAAAGATCAGCTGTCGTCTATTCAGTCAATTAAAGGAAAGGCTGATTTGTCCAAAATGGTTGCTACCATGCAGAAAGAAGGAATGAGTCCTTACTTTTCGTTGTATGTAGGTGCTGACGAAAAGAACAGTTCAATGAATATTGTTCAACTTTACCAGTCAGGAATTGCTATGGGCGACCGTGACTATTATTTATTGGATGATGCAGATACAAAAAATATTAGAGAAGCATATAAATTATATGTTAATCAATTGTTTACTCTGGCAGGATATACAACAGATCAGGCGAAGACTGCAGCTGATGCGGTTCTTAAAATTGAAACAGGTATCGCAACTGTTTCATTTACCCGCGAAGATTTGCGTGATTCTCAGAAGAATTACAATAAGATTTCGCTCGAATCTTTCAAAACTTCGTACGATTTATTGGATTGGGAGGCCTATTTCGGAACAATGGGTCTTAAAAACATTCCTGAACTTGATGTCAAGCAGGCTTCTTTTTACAAAGGTCTAAGCGATTTAATGAAGAAGACTACACTCGAAGAACAAAAATATTATTTGTCGTTCAACTTGCTGAATAGTGCGGCTTCCTATCTAAACGACGATTTTTATACTGCTTCATTTAATTTCTTTGGAAAAACAATGTCTGGCAAGCAAGAGCAGCAACCTCGCTGGAAAAGAGCTCTAGAAACAACAAATACAGCCTTGTCGGAAGCAGTTGGACAACTTTATGTAGAAAAATATTTTCCTCCGGTAGCTAAGGAAAAAATGCTTACGATGGTGGGTGATTTACAAAAGGCTTTGGGAGAAAGAATAAACGGATTAGACTGGATGAGTGATGTCACTAAAGTAAAAGCTCAGGAAAAACTAGCCGCATTTACTGTAAAGATTGGTTACCCCGATAAATGGCGCGATTATAGCAAGCTCGAAATTAAAGGAGATTCTTATTGGGCAAATGTAGTTCGTTCCAATGTCTTTGATATGGAATACTACCTTGCAGACGCAGGTAAACCAGTCGACAAAGCTCGTTGGCATATGAGTCCCCAAACTGTAAACGCCTACTATAACCCAACTACTAACGAAATTTGTTTTCCGGCTGCCATTCTTCAACCTCCTTTTTTCAACCTGGATGCCGATGATGCCGTAAATTATGGGGCAATAGGTGTGGTAATCGGACACGAAATGACACATGGATTTGATGATCAGGGACGTAATTATGACAAGGATGGTAATTTGCAGGATTGGTGGACACCGGAAGACGCAAAGCGTTTTACAGAACGTGCAGATGTGTTGGTTAAACAATACGATACTATTTTGGTGTTGGATTCTGTGCATGCCAATGGCCGTTTTACATTGGGAGAAAATATTGCTGATCAGGGAGGCTTGCTTGTTTCATATACAGCACTAAAGAATAGTTTGCAAGGAAAAGAACCTGCGGCTATAGATGGTTTTACTGCGTCTCAGCGTTTCTTCCTTGGATACGCAGCCTTGTGGGGCCAGAATGTACGCAACGAAGAGATTTTGCGCTTAACAAAAATAGATCCGCATAGTTTGGGAAAGTGGAGAGTAAATGCCGCTTTACGCAATGTTGAAGACTTCTATAAAGCATTTAGCATTACAGACAAAGATCCGATGTTTATGACACCTCAGGAACGTGTGGTAATTTGGTAA
- a CDS encoding nucleotidyltransferase gives MKPTLFVLAAGMGSRYGGLKQLDGLGPNGETIMDYSIYDAIRGGFGKLVFVIRKTFEKDFREKIISKYENHIPVEVVFQELDNLPAGFTCPEGREKPWGTNHAVLMGKDVIKEPFAVINADDFYGRDSFEVLGKELSAMTGKQNEYCMVGYRVGNTLSESGSVARGVCGTNADGFLTTVVERTAIERIDGKVQFKDENNEVVTIADNTPVSMNMWGFTPDYFKYSEDFFADFLTKNMSNLKSEYFIPLMVNELVNNGTATVKVLDTTSKWFGVTYADDRQSVVDKIQALVDAGEYPAKLF, from the coding sequence ATGAAACCTACTTTATTTGTTCTTGCTGCCGGCATGGGCAGCCGTTACGGCGGATTAAAACAACTAGACGGACTGGGTCCCAATGGTGAAACGATCATGGATTATTCTATCTATGACGCCATTCGTGGAGGATTCGGTAAATTAGTTTTTGTTATCCGTAAAACGTTTGAAAAAGATTTTCGTGAGAAAATTATTTCAAAATATGAAAACCATATTCCTGTTGAAGTGGTATTTCAGGAACTTGATAACCTGCCTGCAGGTTTTACATGTCCTGAAGGTCGTGAAAAGCCATGGGGTACAAATCATGCAGTTTTGATGGGCAAAGATGTGATTAAAGAACCATTTGCTGTAATTAATGCGGATGATTTCTATGGTCGCGATAGCTTTGAAGTTCTTGGTAAAGAGCTTTCTGCGATGACAGGAAAACAAAATGAATATTGCATGGTGGGTTACCGCGTGGGAAATACATTGAGCGAAAGCGGATCTGTAGCCCGTGGTGTTTGCGGAACGAATGCCGATGGTTTTCTTACCACAGTTGTTGAACGTACTGCTATCGAGCGGATCGATGGTAAGGTTCAGTTTAAAGATGAAAACAATGAAGTGGTTACTATTGCAGACAACACACCTGTTTCAATGAATATGTGGGGATTTACTCCCGATTATTTCAAGTATTCGGAAGATTTCTTTGCTGATTTCCTTACAAAGAATATGAGTAACCTGAAAAGTGAATATTTTATTCCTTTAATGGTTAATGAGCTTGTAAATAATGGTACAGCTACAGTGAAAGTGTTGGATACAACTTCAAAATGGTTTGGCGTTACTTATGCCGACGATCGTCAAAGCGTGGTTGATAAAATTCAGGCTTTGGTTGATGCTGGCGAATATCCTGCAAAGTTGTTCTAA
- a CDS encoding alpha-L-arabinofuranosidase C-terminal domain-containing protein, translated as MKKILTAFMLAAFLPLFAQHNASIQIYPDRGDQTISKHIYGQFAEHLGSCIYGGLWVGEKSDIPNTKGYRTDVLNALKKIHIPNLRWPGGCFADEYHWMDGIGPLENRPKMVNNNWGGTIEDNSFGTHEFLNLCELLGCEPYVSANVGSGSVEEMAKWVEYITSEGDSPMANLRRKNGRDKAWNVKFWGVGNESWGCGGSMRPEYYSDLYRRYSTYCRNYDGNKLFKIASGASDYDYSWTETLMKQVGGRMDGLSLHYYTVTGWDGSKGSATEFNKEDFYWTMGKCLEIEDVVKKHIAIMDKYDPKKNIGLMVDEWGTWWDEEPGTVRGHLFQQNTMRDAMVAALTLNVFHKYTDRIKMTNIAQVVNVLQSMILTKGKQMVLTPTYYVFEMYSVHQDATYLPMDIICNKISVRDNREVPLLSATASKDKSGAIHISLANVDVDQPQEVTFGLQDFRVSSVTGRILSSLHINDYNTFDNPSAVLVKDFTGIKMEKGSVKVVIPAGAIVTLEVK; from the coding sequence ATGAAAAAGATTTTAACTGCCTTTATGCTAGCGGCTTTTCTGCCTTTATTTGCTCAGCACAATGCTTCTATCCAAATTTATCCCGATAGGGGAGACCAAACAATTAGCAAACATATTTATGGTCAGTTTGCCGAACATCTAGGTTCTTGTATTTATGGAGGCCTTTGGGTTGGAGAAAAATCTGATATACCTAATACGAAAGGATATCGTACAGATGTTCTTAACGCGTTGAAAAAAATACATATACCCAACCTTCGCTGGCCAGGAGGATGTTTTGCCGACGAATATCATTGGATGGATGGCATCGGACCGCTTGAAAATAGGCCAAAGATGGTTAATAATAACTGGGGAGGAACCATTGAAGATAATAGTTTTGGTACGCACGAATTTTTAAATCTCTGCGAATTGTTAGGTTGCGAACCTTACGTAAGTGCCAATGTAGGAAGCGGAAGCGTTGAAGAAATGGCGAAGTGGGTAGAATATATAACTTCGGAAGGCGATAGCCCCATGGCTAATTTACGTAGAAAAAATGGCAGAGACAAGGCTTGGAATGTGAAGTTCTGGGGAGTTGGAAACGAAAGCTGGGGGTGTGGCGGAAGCATGCGACCTGAATATTATTCTGATTTGTATCGCCGTTATTCTACCTATTGCCGGAATTATGATGGGAATAAATTGTTTAAAATAGCTAGTGGCGCCAGCGATTATGATTATAGTTGGACGGAAACTTTAATGAAACAAGTGGGAGGACGGATGGATGGTCTTTCACTTCATTATTATACCGTAACCGGATGGGATGGTAGTAAAGGTTCAGCTACAGAGTTTAATAAAGAAGATTTTTACTGGACCATGGGAAAATGCCTTGAGATAGAAGATGTTGTTAAAAAACATATAGCTATCATGGATAAGTACGATCCTAAAAAGAATATAGGACTGATGGTTGATGAGTGGGGAACATGGTGGGACGAAGAACCGGGTACAGTAAGAGGTCATTTGTTCCAGCAGAATACAATGCGTGATGCAATGGTTGCTGCTTTAACGCTCAACGTATTTCATAAATATACAGATCGCATAAAAATGACGAATATTGCTCAGGTTGTTAATGTGCTGCAGTCAATGATTCTTACTAAAGGAAAACAAATGGTATTAACTCCTACCTATTACGTTTTTGAAATGTATAGTGTGCATCAGGATGCAACCTATCTGCCTATGGATATTATTTGTAACAAGATAAGCGTACGTGATAACAGAGAAGTTCCATTGCTTAGCGCCACAGCATCGAAGGATAAATCCGGAGCGATTCATATCTCTTTGGCAAATGTTGATGTTGATCAACCGCAAGAGGTAACTTTCGGTCTGCAAGATTTCCGTGTTTCTTCGGTAACAGGTCGTATTTTATCTTCTTTACATATAAATGACTATAATACCTTTGATAACCCATCTGCTGTATTGGTAAAAGATTTTACGGGGATTAAAATGGAAAAGGGTTCTGTGAAGGTTGTTATTCCAGCAGGGGCAATTGTAACTCTGGAAGTAAAATAG
- a CDS encoding peptidylprolyl isomerase: MKKIVISLFLCFSVLSIYTAVGQEKETLVQIDTDMGKIKVKLYNETPQHRDNFIKLVKESRYDGLLFHRIIKQFMVQGGDVTSKNAPIDSLLGNGDLGYTVPAEIVYPKYFHKRGALCAARTGDEENPERASSSSQFYIVTGKFFTDMELDKKEKEEGITFTPEQREAYKVEGGAPHLDNKYTVFGEVVKGQNIVDEMQLVQTNEKDRPLKNIKIKSIRIVEK; the protein is encoded by the coding sequence ATGAAAAAAATAGTAATTTCATTATTCTTATGTTTTTCTGTCTTAAGCATTTACACTGCAGTCGGACAGGAAAAGGAAACGTTGGTTCAAATTGATACCGATATGGGCAAGATTAAGGTTAAGCTTTACAATGAAACCCCTCAGCACAGGGATAATTTCATCAAGCTTGTCAAAGAATCACGCTACGATGGATTACTATTCCACCGCATTATCAAACAGTTTATGGTTCAGGGTGGTGATGTTACTTCTAAAAATGCACCGATCGATTCGCTGCTAGGTAATGGCGATCTGGGATATACTGTTCCGGCAGAGATTGTCTACCCTAAATACTTTCATAAACGTGGAGCTTTGTGTGCTGCGCGAACAGGAGACGAAGAGAATCCCGAAAGAGCTTCATCAAGCTCGCAGTTCTATATTGTAACAGGAAAATTCTTTACCGACATGGAGCTGGATAAAAAAGAAAAAGAAGAAGGAATAACTTTTACTCCTGAGCAACGTGAAGCTTATAAAGTTGAAGGAGGCGCGCCTCATCTGGATAATAAGTATACAGTTTTCGGCGAAGTAGTAAAAGGTCAAAATATTGTAGATGAAATGCAGTTGGTACAAACCAATGAAAAAGACCGCCCGCTGAAAAACATCAAGATTAAGTCTATAAGAATCGTCGAAAAATAA
- a CDS encoding peptidylprolyl isomerase, with the protein MEQQTTETQIRMQTNLGPITLKLYNETPLHRDNFIKLVKKGQYEGLLFHRVIKGFMIQGGDVTSKNAPINKQLGAGDLGYTVPAEFVYPRYFHKLGALCAARTGDDGNPEKASSASQFYIVTGKVYTEPELKQLEKQKESRLKQSIFNRLQIENKDVIKQYYKTGDKDSLAIMRDTLIGKTEIETEKRKNEAVFTPEQYAAYTTVGGVPFLDNEYTVYGEVTEGLDIVNKIQRTKTNSSDRPLENIIIESVVII; encoded by the coding sequence ATGGAACAGCAAACAACCGAAACTCAAATTCGTATGCAAACGAATTTAGGACCGATTACATTAAAATTATATAACGAAACGCCTCTACACAGAGACAATTTTATCAAACTAGTAAAAAAAGGTCAATACGAAGGATTGCTCTTTCACCGTGTTATTAAGGGATTTATGATTCAGGGAGGTGATGTTACATCAAAAAACGCACCGATAAACAAGCAATTGGGAGCCGGTGATTTAGGTTATACTGTGCCCGCAGAATTTGTATACCCCCGCTATTTTCATAAACTTGGAGCGTTATGCGCTGCCCGTACAGGCGATGATGGAAATCCTGAAAAGGCATCCTCTGCTTCTCAGTTCTATATTGTTACTGGGAAAGTTTATACTGAACCCGAACTGAAACAACTTGAAAAGCAAAAAGAAAGTCGCTTAAAACAATCAATTTTCAATCGTTTGCAAATTGAAAACAAAGATGTAATAAAGCAATATTATAAGACCGGGGATAAAGATAGTCTGGCTATTATGCGTGATACGCTTATCGGAAAAACTGAAATTGAAACAGAGAAAAGAAAAAATGAAGCCGTTTTCACACCCGAACAATATGCTGCATATACTACTGTCGGAGGCGTTCCTTTCCTGGACAACGAGTATACAGTGTATGGAGAAGTAACAGAAGGTCTTGACATTGTTAATAAAATTCAAAGAACAAAAACCAATTCATCCGATCGGCCTCTCGAGAATATTATTATTGAATCAGTTGTAATTATATAA